The nucleotide sequence TAGGATTCCTTTTTCGCGGAGTTTGGATAATTTTTTTGCCAAATCAAAATGATATTGAGGTGGTTTTGTATAATCTATACTCAACTGAATCACCGGAATATCTGCATCTGGATAAAGATGTCTGAGAACTGACCAAGCACCGTGATCCAATCCCCAATTATGATCTTCTTCCACCAAAACTGGAGCTAATAATTCCGTAGTTTCTTTAGCCAATTCAGGATTTCCTTTCGCGGGATATTGCACATCAAACAATTCTTTTGGGAAACCATAAAAATCGTGAATAGTTTTCGGCATATCCATCGCGGTTACAAAAGTTCCTTTGGTAAACCAATGTGCAGAGATACAAATGATGGCATTAGGTCTTGGAATTTCTTTGCTGATATTTCTAAATCCTTGAACGAAAATATTCTCTTCGATGGCGTTCATCGGAGAACCGTGTCCTAAAAACAGAACCGGCATTTTTTCTGTGGTTCGGAAGTTGTCAGATATTTTTGAAAGGTCGTTGAGATTCATATTTTTTTGTAAAAAGTAGAATGTATTAATGTAAAAAGTATTTTTCAAATCTTTTTTACCCCAACCCTAAAGGGAGAACGGATTTGAAAATTTCATTAAAATTAACTCCCTTTAGGGCTGGGGAAATAATTTTGATGAAATTTTGTTTCTCGGTGATTTGAATTTATAAAAGTCGATTTAGATTGACTTCGTCGAACATTCTATGTTATATTCCAAAATTTTTAGGTTCATTTTTTTAGTTATTTTGCAAAATCCAGTTGATATTTGTTTTTAGATTTTATTATTCCAAAGGCTTGTCGTAGCAGTTTGTTGCAAACTGCTATTAAAGCTAATTTTTTACATTTCCCTTTTTCCAAAATCCTTTCATATAAGGCTTTGCATTGCGGATTGCATTTTACCGCACTCCAAGAGCAGATGAATAAGACACTTCGGATATATTCTTTGGTTGTTCGACATTTGCCGATTGTTATTTTTTTGTTTCCGGAATGATACATTCTTGGAGCAACTCCAAAGTATTTACTTACCGATTTTGAGTGTTCAAAACTCTTGAAATGGTTCGTTGCAACCAGCAATAAGAGCGAGGTTTTCTCTCCAATTCCATTAATGCTCTTGAGCAGAGTTTTATTCTCTTGCAATTCCTCATCTTCCAGTTTTGGCAATCGTTTCAAAAGTTTTTCTATCTCTTTTTGCAAATTATTAATCAATGTTTCATAATGTTTTACCACCTCTTTATTGAGTCTTGCTTTTTGGCGCAGAGATTTTAATTTTAATGAAAATCTCGCTTTCTCCTGTTCCAAATCCTGCAAAAGATTGAGTTCCTGTTCTAAAAATTCAAGATTCTCTTTTTTGGGTTCAAAAGGACAAATTTCCATTTTCTCTCCAAAATCCCGGATTAATTTAGCATCTTCATCATCAGTTTTACTGATTAAGTTTCTTACTTCTGCATATTTTTTAATCGTCAAAGGATTTACCTGATAAACATCAAATCCCTTTGAATAAGCATAGTAAAGGATTTTGCTACTGTAAGAACCGGTGGCTTCTACTACAATTTTATAATCCTTTTGGTCTAACTTTTTCAGACAGCTTAAAATATCTTTTTTCAAATTGCCAATATTCATTACGATTTCTTGGTTTTGTGCGTTTTTGAAACTTATGGTCAAAAACTTTGAGCTTACGTCAATTCCTACTACTTTCTTTTCTAAATTTACCATACAATTACTTTAAATGTATTGGAATTTTGTTTTCTTATGAACCAGTGTGATAAGAGTTTTTCTCTTTATAAACAGCATTCTATTCGGTTTCCAGAAAACAAGCAGTAGGGACTTATTGTTCGACACGATATTTTTGTATCAACCACTTCTCTGACTTTTTCCTACTGCTTTTTCCAATATGTTTGTAAATGTAATTTTTTAACTTTTTATCTAAACTATTATTAAAAAGCAAACTTATCACCACTTTGTTAGGTTTCCTACAGAATGACAAACTTTATGGTTATAACAAAGCGTGTTTTTTTGTAGAATCTGCAGCCCGACTTGAACGGAGCTCTTTTTGAGAGGAGGAACGACGAGCAAAAAAGCGGGAGTGGAAGACGGATAAAGCTGCCCCAATAATTATTCTCAAAATCAAAAAAAGTATAAACAAAGCGAACTCTGTTTATACTTTAAAAAACTTAAACTATAAATACTATCGTATTCTTTTATTGTTTTACAAACTGCAATTCGCCTGCAATTTTAACTTCATCGCTCACCATCACACCGCCTGTTTCCAAAGCTTCGTTCCAAGTCAAACCGAAGTCGCTTCTTTTGATTTTTCCTTCGAAAGAGAAACCTGCTTTGGTGTTTCCCCAAGGGTCAGAGTTGATTCCGCCGAAGTCTACGTCCAACGTCACCGGTTTTGTAATGCCATTGATTGTAAGGTTTCCTGTAACATTGCCATTCAAAGATGTAGCTTCGAAAGTGATTTTCGGGTTGGCTTCTGCGTTGAAGAAATCTGCAGATTTCAGGTGATTGTCACGGTCTGTATTGTTGGTGAAAATAGAATCTGTATCGATAATAGCCGAAACTTTTGCGTTTGCGAATGTGTCGTCTTCTGCTTCAATCTCTGCGTTGAACGTTGTGAATTCTCCTTTTACGTTTGAAATCATCAAGTGTTTTACTTTGAAAGTGATTTCGCTATGTGTTGGGTCTAATAACCATTTAGTTGCCATAATTTTTAATATTTTGTTGTTTAATTATGATGCAAATTTAGGCTGGTCAGATTTCACTCACATTGATGTAAGTTAAGAATTGTATTTCTCGGTCAGATATTTCCAATAACGTTTCGGAACGTGTTGGATGTGGAGCTTGGTATTTTTTCGTTCCTTGATGTTGGTTTTGGTGAAATAGCTTTGCCAGAGCGTTTGGTATTTCTTTTCTTCGTCGTGGAATTTTTCTTGGTACTGGTTAAGATTTAGTTTTTCATCGGGATAAAAGAATTCGCAGTTTTCCAAATCATAGAACAATCCGTAATGTCTTCTCAAATCATAAATCATCCACTTTTGGTCTGCATATCGGTCTTTGAAATGTTTTCTAATTAAAGGCAACACATTGAAATCCGGGTTAATCTTCGCAAAATAAATGTCGTCCTGCATTTTCTCAAATCTTACAAAAGCGGTCATCCTGTGTCTTTCTCGACTTACGGATTTGCAGATTTTGGAGATTTTCAGAACGTCATCATTAGCAAAATTCTTCAGAACATTCTCATCCGAAAATTTCACGGAGTGTCTAACGACTGATAAAATCAACTGTTCCAATTCGTCATCTTCCGAAAGATAAACCCTTAGTAAATCATTGATTCCCGATTTTCCGATGCTCTTTTCCAGCTTATTCAGAACCCGTTCTGATTTTTCCTGTTGCGTCACAACTTCGTGAATCTCCGCAAACATATTTTCCTGTTGGAAATTTTCTCTGTTTTTGATTTCCACGTCTTGATAACGGTATTCAAAAACTTCGAATATCGCAGTTAAAAGTCCGTCGAAAGTTCCGTCGTAGAGAATGGTTGTCATTTTGGGGTTGGAGAGTTTGAGAGTTTTTGGATTTGAGAGTATGAAAGACTTAGCCTTGTCAGGCTGAGGCGAAGTTTATCCTGAGCTTGACGAAGGGAAGCCTTTATATTTAAAAATACTGCGGGACATCTCTGCTTCCGTGAAGAACTCTGACAATACGAATGTGTTTATCCAAAATCCTATAGAAAATAATATGGTTGTCTTTTGGGAAGCTATATAAACCTTGCTTTATTTCGTCTCGTTTTTTTCCTATTTGTGGATTTATAATTAAATTCTGAAAAATGCCTTCGATTTCTAACAGGTATTTTTCAGCTTGGTCAAATCCAAATTCTTCCATTGTATAATCAAAAATAGCTTCTAAATCTTGGTCAGCAATTTTTGATAAAATGTAGAAATCTTTAGACATTATTAATTTTATTCTTTTTGGCTTGAATAATGTCTTTTATTGAACGAGAACTCAAAACATCATTCCAACCTTTTTCAATCTCAACTTTCAAATCCTGAATCACACGATGCCGATAAAACTCGTGAAGGCGCAATGCATCACGCACCACTTCACTAGCATTTTGAAAATCCCCAGATTCTATTTGATTCGAAATATATTCTTCCTGTTTTTTTGTGAAACTAACATTCATTGTGAATTCTTTTTTCGAAGTTACAAATTATGTCTAAATTTAGCAAATATGGATAATTATTAAAACACTTCGACTCAGTATGACATTTCTAACATAAATTGTTAGATTAAATATTCATTGTCAGGCTGAGGCGAAGTTCATCCTGAGCTTGACGAAGGGAAGCCTTTATATTTAAAACAAAGTCAATTGCTGAGAAAACTGATTCTGAAATTTTGACTGACTTCCACCGATAATTAATTTTCGAAGATTCAAATCGGTTAAGTGTTTTAAGAATGGATTACCATAAGTGAAATCAATGAAATATTTAGCTCTGTTTACAGCTGCTCCAAGTTTTTTAAGATGGTCAATTGTCAAAACTTGAAATTTTCTTGCGCTCACGATTTTCTTCGCAGTTTTCACACCAATTCCTGGGATTCTAATAATCATTTTATAATCTGCGGTTTGAAGGTTAACAGGAAATTGGTCAAGATTTCGCAAAGCCCAACTTAGTTTCGGGTCAACTTCCAAATCCAGAAAAGGCATACCAGAATCCAATATTTCATCAGCCTTAAAACCATAAAACCTCATCAGCCAATCAGACTGATACAGACGATTTTCCCGTAAAACAGGAACTTCTGCTGTGATTGCCGGCAAACGATTATCCACAGTTACAGGAATGTAACCAGAATAATAAACCCGTTTCATTCCGTAATTCTTATAGAAATGGTCTGCCACTTTGATGATTTGTAAATCGTTTTCATTGGTGGCTCCAACAATCATTTGGGTGGATTGTCCAGCTGGAGCAAATTTCGGAGCGCTTCGGATGATTTTCTTCTCATCCTTATATTGCTGAATACCTTTCTGAACGATTCGCATAGGTTGCAGCATATCTTCACGATTTTTGTCTGGTGCTAAAAGTTTAAGACCAGATTCTGTAGGAATTTCGAGGTTTACTGAAAGTCTGTCGGCGTAAAGTGCAGCTTCATTCATCAAATCGTCACTCGCTCCAGGAATTGATTTGAGATGAATATAACCATTGAAATTATGTTCGGTTCTCAATTTTTTCGCTACTCGAACCAAACGCTCCATTGTTGTATCCGCATCTTTGAAAATCCCTGAACTTAGAAATAAACCTTCGATGTAATTTCGTCTGTAAAAACTGATGGTCAAATCCACCACTTCTTCCACAGTGAAAGCCGCTCGTTTGATGTCATTTGATTTTCTGGAAACACAATAGATGCAATCGTAAATGCAATGATTGGTCAAAAGGATTTTGAGAAGCGAGACACAACGCCCGTCTTCCGTATAAGTGTGACAAATTCCGCTTGCTGAGCTGTCGCCCAAACCACCATTATTTTTTCTTTTTCCACCGCTGGAAGAACACGAAACATCATACTTCGCAGCATCTGCCAATATTTCGAGTTTTTCTTTTATGCGGTCGAAATTCATTTTTGAAAGCTAATTTTTTAAATGGAATTGATTCAGAAATTAATGTCAAAAATAATTCCATAAATGAAGAAGGTCAACATTTAAATGCATTAAGTTACCAACAAAAACTGTTAAAATTTATATCTTTACCAACATAAATTTTTGATATGCAACATCAACCTGTTGAAGGGTTTTCAAAACTTTCTAAACAAAGAAAAATCGACTGGCTTATTTCCGAATATCTTAGTAACGATAGAAGTTACGAGCATATTTTACAGCAATATTGGAATAACGACCACGACCTGCAAAAACTTCACGATGAGTTCTCGGAAAACACGATTTCCAATTTTTATATGCCTTACGGAATTGCTCCGAATTTTCTGATTGACGGAAAACTTCTGGCACTTCCAATGGCGGTGGAAGAAAGTTCCGTTGTGGCGGCCGCATCCAAAGCTGCAAAATTCTGGTTGGACAAAGGCGGTTTCAAAACAACGATTATCAATACCGAAAAATTAGGTCACACCCATTTTGTGATGAATGTGGAACCGCATAAATTGCTTCATTTTTTCAATTTCAAGCTAAAGAAAAAATTGCTGGAAGCGACTGAAAATATCACTGCCAATATGAGAAAAAGAGGCGGTGGAATCTTGGATATCAAACTGATTGATAAAACTTCGGAACTGGAAAACTATTTCCAGCTGAAAGCAAGTTTTGACACGGTAGATTCGATGGGAGCTAATTTTATTAATTCTTGTCTGGAGCAGTTTGGAAAAACTTTGAAAGAAGAAGTTTCGAATGAAGAAAGTTTCTCGCAAGAAGAAAAAAATTCGCTTCAAATCGTGATGAATATCCTTTCTAATTTCACACCGGATTGTATTGTTCGCGCTGAAGTTTCTTGTAAAATTGAAGATTTGAAAGATGACAGCGGGATTTCTAATGAAGAATTTGCGTGGAAATTCAAACGTGCTGTGACAATTGCGGAAATCGAACCTTACAGAGCAACGACGCATAACAAAGGAATTATGAATGGTGTGGATGCGGTTGTGATTGCGACAGGTAATGATTTCAGAGCAACGGAAGCTTGCGCTCACGCTTATGCAGCGAGAAACGGGAAATATTCTTCATTGACGCATTGCACCACGGATAATGGGATTTTCAGATTCTGGATTGACTTGCCAATTTCGGTTGGCGTGGTTGGCGGATTGACAAATCTTCATCCTTTGGTAAAATTCTCTTTGGCACTTCTTGGAAAACCATCTGCTCAGGAATTGATGAGTATTTTGGCAGTTTCCGGATTGGCTCAAAACTTTGGTGCATTGCGCTCTTTGATCACCACCGGCATTCAGAAAGGTCATATGAAAATGCACCTTTTCAATATATTGAATCAGTTTGGTGCTACAGAAGAAGAGAAACAACATTTTGTGACTTATTTCAAAGATAAAACAGTAAGTCATCACGAAGTGATTGCGGAATTGGAGAAATTGAGACAAAAATAAAATATGTTTGGAATAGCACTTTCAGCATTTATGCTGGTTTTTGGAATATTTCTTAAGTTGACAAAAAATCCCGGATTTGCTCAGAATAAAAAATTCGCTTGGATTTTTATTACCATCGGAACTTTGTCATTAATCTTTAAAATTTTAAACTATAAATGAAAAACTTGACTTTAATCATAGGAGGAATCTACGGTTTGTTATCCGTAATTCTGGGTGCTTTTGGTGCGCACGCCTTCAAAAAAATATTATCAGTAGAAAGACTGGAAAGCTTTGAAACTGGTGTGAGATATCAGATTTATGCCGCTTTCTTTTTGTTGATTGTCGGTTACATTTTGAAATTTGAAACCTCATCTGAAAAATGGATTTCTATTTTGATGATTGCAGGAGCATTCTTGTTTTCAGTGAGTATTTATTTCTTAAGTTTTCAGGATTATTGGGGTATTAATCTGAAATTTTTGGGACCAATTACACCACTTGGCGGTTTGTTTATGATTATCTCTTGGGGAATGTTGATTTGGTATTTTGCTAAGGCGAAGTTTAATTAAACTGATATTCACCACATAGACACATAGTTTCTGTAAATTTTTAAGATAAAATAGTTGAATACATATTCTATTTATCCTTTACAAAACAAATATTTCGTTTTTTCTATGTGTATATGTAGTTTACTAATTTTAAATTAAGTCAAAATGTTCTTCATCTTCGGAATCAAAACCAAACTCGTAGGAAAAGAAGACCGTAAAGTCCTGAAAAATGGCTTTATGGCAAATGCTATTGTGTCGGTTTACAAAAATTATTTCGAGTTATTTTTCATTCCAATATTTCCATTTAGTAAAAAGTACAGCATCTATATTCCACATTCTGACGAATATTATGAGACCGGATTTGGCTCATCGGAAATGCCAAAAGAGTATTTGGAACTTTGTAAAGAAGTAGGGAGAAATTATTGATATTTCTCCCTTTTTTTATCTAATGAAATTCTCATTAAACCATTTCAGCTTGTTGTAGCTTTTCAGGAATTTGGCTTTTAGTTCAATGTTTTTTTCTCGCGCATCCAGTAATTTATTTTCTCTGGAATTGATTAAAAATAGTGAGCTTTCCCCATTGCCGAACCGCGTTTCCTCTGCGTTCAGCAATCTTTTATAATTGTTAAGATTTTTTGCTGAAATATCAATCTGACTGAAATAATTAGTCACTTCGTATTTATACGTTTCTATTTTAGTATTGACTTCTCTCAATTTCAGTTGTGAATCCTGCTGGTTTTGAGAAATTTTCAGTTTCGCAATTTCGTAATCTGCTCTTGCCTGTCTTTGAAATATGGGAATCTCGAGCTTCAGTCCATATTGGAAATTATTATCAAACAAAGGAAGAAAATCAGATTTGTAATTTTCTTTGTTGAAAAAATTATAGGTAAAATCAATCTTTGGAAGGAAACTTTGCCACTTGAGCCTTCTTTCACTTTCGAGAATATTTTGCTTCTGAAGATAATATTCCAATGAAGCGTGATTCTGAAGCAGTTTCGATTCTAAATTCTGCAACAGAAATTCATAATCAGAATATCCGGAATGTTCATCGAGACTTGAAGATGGAAAAATAAGCTGAGCAATTTCGTACAAGTCTTGTTTATCTTTCCAGAGAAACATTTGCAATTCTTGTGTACTTTTTACAAAATTAAGATAAGCATTTCTTTCCTGAAGCTCAAAACTCTGCAATTGTGAAGCAGCTTCCACTGTATCAATTGCCGGTCTTTCTCCAAACTCGTAAGTCTTTTTGGTAAGTTCGAGCCTTTTTC is from Epilithonimonas vandammei and encodes:
- a CDS encoding putative DNA modification/repair radical SAM protein, which codes for MNFDRIKEKLEILADAAKYDVSCSSSGGKRKNNGGLGDSSASGICHTYTEDGRCVSLLKILLTNHCIYDCIYCVSRKSNDIKRAAFTVEEVVDLTISFYRRNYIEGLFLSSGIFKDADTTMERLVRVAKKLRTEHNFNGYIHLKSIPGASDDLMNEAALYADRLSVNLEIPTESGLKLLAPDKNREDMLQPMRIVQKGIQQYKDEKKIIRSAPKFAPAGQSTQMIVGATNENDLQIIKVADHFYKNYGMKRVYYSGYIPVTVDNRLPAITAEVPVLRENRLYQSDWLMRFYGFKADEILDSGMPFLDLEVDPKLSWALRNLDQFPVNLQTADYKMIIRIPGIGVKTAKKIVSARKFQVLTIDHLKKLGAAVNRAKYFIDFTYGNPFLKHLTDLNLRKLIIGGSQSKFQNQFSQQLTLF
- a CDS encoding IS110 family RNA-guided transposase — translated: MVNLEKKVVGIDVSSKFLTISFKNAQNQEIVMNIGNLKKDILSCLKKLDQKDYKIVVEATGSYSSKILYYAYSKGFDVYQVNPLTIKKYAEVRNLISKTDDEDAKLIRDFGEKMEICPFEPKKENLEFLEQELNLLQDLEQEKARFSLKLKSLRQKARLNKEVVKHYETLINNLQKEIEKLLKRLPKLEDEELQENKTLLKSINGIGEKTSLLLLVATNHFKSFEHSKSVSKYFGVAPRMYHSGNKKITIGKCRTTKEYIRSVLFICSWSAVKCNPQCKALYERILEKGKCKKLALIAVCNKLLRQAFGIIKSKNKYQLDFAK
- a CDS encoding TolC family protein, with protein sequence MKSLKIKFSALLILFSVQFSFAQDSLKLSHQEFLNIVKNYHPLALKYQLQNKIANAEITKARGNFDPVLAGKLGEKNIDGTKYYEQKNVELGIPTWYGIDITGSYNYLDGEKLNNSETKGGLYQFGVTIPLAKNLLYDKRRAMLDQAKFGLKMTEAEQIVLTNELLLDAENTYWDWVKNYEIYKLQKSAVEINRKRLELTKKTYEFGERPAIDTVEAASQLQSFELQERNAYLNFVKSTQELQMFLWKDKQDLYEIAQLIFPSSSLDEHSGYSDYEFLLQNLESKLLQNHASLEYYLQKQNILESERRLKWQSFLPKIDFTYNFFNKENYKSDFLPLFDNNFQYGLKLEIPIFQRQARADYEIAKLKISQNQQDSQLKLREVNTKIETYKYEVTNYFSQIDISAKNLNNYKRLLNAEETRFGNGESSLFLINSRENKLLDAREKNIELKAKFLKSYNKLKWFNENFIR
- a CDS encoding hydroxymethylglutaryl-CoA reductase, degradative, with the protein product MQHQPVEGFSKLSKQRKIDWLISEYLSNDRSYEHILQQYWNNDHDLQKLHDEFSENTISNFYMPYGIAPNFLIDGKLLALPMAVEESSVVAAASKAAKFWLDKGGFKTTIINTEKLGHTHFVMNVEPHKLLHFFNFKLKKKLLEATENITANMRKRGGGILDIKLIDKTSELENYFQLKASFDTVDSMGANFINSCLEQFGKTLKEEVSNEESFSQEEKNSLQIVMNILSNFTPDCIVRAEVSCKIEDLKDDSGISNEEFAWKFKRAVTIAEIEPYRATTHNKGIMNGVDAVVIATGNDFRATEACAHAYAARNGKYSSLTHCTTDNGIFRFWIDLPISVGVVGGLTNLHPLVKFSLALLGKPSAQELMSILAVSGLAQNFGALRSLITTGIQKGHMKMHLFNILNQFGATEEEKQHFVTYFKDKTVSHHEVIAELEKLRQK
- a CDS encoding TIGR03915 family putative DNA repair protein, with protein sequence MTTILYDGTFDGLLTAIFEVFEYRYQDVEIKNRENFQQENMFAEIHEVVTQQEKSERVLNKLEKSIGKSGINDLLRVYLSEDDELEQLILSVVRHSVKFSDENVLKNFANDDVLKISKICKSVSRERHRMTAFVRFEKMQDDIYFAKINPDFNVLPLIRKHFKDRYADQKWMIYDLRRHYGLFYDLENCEFFYPDEKLNLNQYQEKFHDEEKKYQTLWQSYFTKTNIKERKNTKLHIQHVPKRYWKYLTEKYNS
- a CDS encoding type II toxin-antitoxin system ParD family antitoxin, which codes for MNVSFTKKQEEYISNQIESGDFQNASEVVRDALRLHEFYRHRVIQDLKVEIEKGWNDVLSSRSIKDIIQAKKNKINNV
- a CDS encoding type II toxin-antitoxin system RelE/ParE family toxin, producing MSKDFYILSKIADQDLEAIFDYTMEEFGFDQAEKYLLEIEGIFQNLIINPQIGKKRDEIKQGLYSFPKDNHIIFYRILDKHIRIVRVLHGSRDVPQYF
- the ygiD gene encoding 4,5-DOPA-extradiol-dioxygenase, which encodes MNLNDLSKISDNFRTTEKMPVLFLGHGSPMNAIEENIFVQGFRNISKEIPRPNAIICISAHWFTKGTFVTAMDMPKTIHDFYGFPKELFDVQYPAKGNPELAKETTELLAPVLVEEDHNWGLDHGAWSVLRHLYPDADIPVIQLSIDYTKPPQYHFDLAKKLSKLREKGILIIGSGNIVHNLRLIDWKNIDTMGAGWDWAIEAREKTNNWLLDGDFQKLIDYQKQGSFLQYAVPTPDHFLPMIYNLGLKERSEELSLFNDSLIGGSLSMTSIRIG
- a CDS encoding zinc ribbon domain-containing protein, translating into MFFIFGIKTKLVGKEDRKVLKNGFMANAIVSVYKNYFELFFIPIFPFSKKYSIYIPHSDEYYETGFGSSEMPKEYLELCKEVGRNY
- a CDS encoding YceI family protein, translated to MATKWLLDPTHSEITFKVKHLMISNVKGEFTTFNAEIEAEDDTFANAKVSAIIDTDSIFTNNTDRDNHLKSADFFNAEANPKITFEATSLNGNVTGNLTINGITKPVTLDVDFGGINSDPWGNTKAGFSFEGKIKRSDFGLTWNEALETGGVMVSDEVKIAGELQFVKQ
- a CDS encoding DUF423 domain-containing protein, which translates into the protein MKNLTLIIGGIYGLLSVILGAFGAHAFKKILSVERLESFETGVRYQIYAAFFLLIVGYILKFETSSEKWISILMIAGAFLFSVSIYFLSFQDYWGINLKFLGPITPLGGLFMIISWGMLIWYFAKAKFN